From Erigeron canadensis isolate Cc75 chromosome 8, C_canadensis_v1, whole genome shotgun sequence, one genomic window encodes:
- the LOC122580369 gene encoding leucine-rich repeat extensin-like protein 2, translated as MGKGKEHVHKMKLRKSYQNVWHTDLMSIMAADTPYCCYSLFCGPCASYKLRKRALYGDMSRYTCCGGYMPCSGKCRERKCPKFCLCTEVVFCFGNSVASTRFMLQDEFNIKTTKCDNCIIGCMVCLQQVACIFSIIACILGSDELNDASQLLNCLADMVFCTVCACMQTQHKAEMDKRDGKFGMRPMEVPPVQEMSRIDQSYPPPHLQYGQPQYGYPQPYGQPQPPQYQGYPPAHYQGYPPPHQGYPPAPYPGYPPYPPPLPQHQGYPPAPYPSQPPPSHGQGHPPPHYM; from the exons ATGGGTAAGGGCAAGGAACATGTTCACAAGATGAAGCTCCGTAAGAGCTACCAGAATGTATGGCATACGGATCTTATGAGCATCATGGCTGCAGATACTCCTT ATTGCTGTTATTCGTTATTCTG TGGACCATGTGCATCATACAAGCTTCGTAAACGAGCTCTCTATGGTGACATGTCAAG GTATACATGTTGTGGTGGATATATGCCCTGCAGTGGAAAATGTCGAGAACGTAAATGCCCTAAGTTTTGTCTTTGCAcagag GTCGTATTTTGCTTTGGAAATTCAGTTGCTAGTACTCGCTTTATGCTGCAAGATGAGTTCAACATAAAAACAACGAAATGTGATAATTGCATCATT GGTTGTATGGTTTGCCTTCAACAAGTAGCGTGTATTTTTTCCATAATTGCTTGCATTCTTGGAAGTGATGAACTCAATGATGCATCTCAATTGCTGAATTGCTTAGCGGATATGGTTTTTTGCAC GGTTTGCGCATGTATGCAG ACACAACACAAGGCTGAAATGGACAAACGAGATGGAAAATTTGGAATGCGTCCAATGGAAGTTCCTCCGGTCCAGGAAATGTCAAGAATTGATCAGTCATATCCGCCACCACATTTACAATACGGACAACCACAGTACGGTTACCCACAACCATATGGGCAACCACAACCTCCACAATATCAAGGCTACCCACCTGCCCACTATCAAGGCTATCCTCCACCACATCAAGGCTACCCACCCGCCCCCTATCCAGGATACCCTCCTTATCCTCCACCACTACCACAACATCAAGGCTACCCACCTGCACCTTATCCTTCTCAACCTCCTCCATCTCATGGTCAAGGCCACCCACCACCACATTATATGTAA
- the LOC122579686 gene encoding brassinosteroid-responsive RING protein 1-like, which translates to MGFPVGYTELFLPKLLIHVLTLLGLIRKIISGVFRLLGLGEFLEPDFSTDPTETESYNQFQSVSAMLLRELLTVVKYSELVDPPESCAVCLYEFDGGDEIRRLTNCRHIFHRSCLDRWMDHDQKTCPLCRTPLIPDHLKDSFNEGLWAASGIGEYYDESSSEMVSEF; encoded by the coding sequence ATGGGTTTTCCAGTAGGATATACCGAGTTATTTCTACCAAAACTTTTGATACATGTATTGACATTACTCGGATTAATTCGGAAAATAATTTCGGGAGTGTTTCGGCTACTGGGTCTAGGCGAATTTTTAGAGCCCGATTTCTCAACCGACCCGACCGAAACAGAGTCATACAATCAGTTCCAATCTGTGTCGGCTATGCTCCTCCGGGAACTACTTACGGTGGTGAAATATTCTGAGCTGGTGGATCCGCCGGAGAGTTGTGCAGTGTGTTTGTATGAGTTTGATGGCGGAGATGAAATCCGGCGGCTGACAAACTGCCGGCATATATTCCACAGGAGTTGTTTAGACCGGTGGATGGACCATGATCAGAAAACATGCCCACTTTGCCGGACACCATTAATACCTGATCATTTGAAAGATTCTTTTAATGAAGGGTTGTGGGCTGCTTCCGGTATCGGTGAGTATTACGACGAGTCGTCGTCGGAGATGGTTAGTGAATTCTAG